In one Deltaproteobacteria bacterium genomic region, the following are encoded:
- a CDS encoding response regulator, which translates to MKSMLEAGGRGKVLIVDDDPGVRDLLSQILSGVGGYETDIAVDGLDGLAKVRKGSYDVIFTDLAMPRLNGMEFLKKAREIVPATPVVVITGVSSMEVAVHAMRQGACDFITKPFKVDKIVATTERILGEQKLSGRLASAHGSGESLKVLNAELFKRLQEIVALHRVSAEIDRCHENKEIYSQVAELAAKFLAVSEVSFGILDDGKLRVKSGIGVSRGDYPISGTLFERVVEDKQYRIGDVGEPGPYNGGVLRTQFLAIPLLAGNKVFGILSISNKADGTAFAEEEIYLAIDFVKKVASKIENNALYQVFFNNLVDSLKSLIATIEARDFYTKAHSERVTKYSVRIAEVMGMGTEDIDTIRFGGYLHDIGKIGVRDTVLLKPGRLTEAEFEEIRQHAVIGDEIVKPIKFFDRERVLIRHHHEHFNGSGYPDAASGEEIPTVARILAAADSFDAMTSNRPYRTARTRDFAVEELKRCSGTQFDPEVVRAFLATSIGKEIPQ; encoded by the coding sequence GTGAAATCGATGCTGGAAGCGGGAGGCAGGGGGAAGGTATTGATCGTCGACGACGATCCCGGGGTCAGGGATCTGCTTTCCCAGATCCTGTCCGGCGTCGGCGGCTACGAAACCGATATCGCGGTCGACGGCCTCGACGGGCTTGCCAAGGTTCGCAAAGGGTCGTACGACGTGATCTTCACCGATCTCGCCATGCCGCGCCTGAACGGGATGGAATTCCTCAAAAAGGCCCGGGAGATCGTTCCCGCCACGCCCGTCGTCGTCATCACCGGGGTCTCCTCGATGGAGGTCGCCGTTCACGCGATGCGACAGGGGGCGTGCGACTTCATCACCAAGCCGTTCAAGGTCGACAAGATCGTCGCCACCACGGAACGCATCCTCGGAGAGCAGAAGCTTTCGGGGCGTCTTGCCTCGGCGCACGGCTCCGGAGAATCCCTCAAGGTCCTGAACGCGGAGCTCTTCAAGAGGCTGCAGGAGATCGTGGCCCTTCACAGGGTGAGCGCCGAAATCGACCGGTGCCACGAGAACAAGGAAATCTACTCCCAGGTCGCCGAGCTGGCGGCGAAATTCCTCGCAGTGAGCGAGGTGTCGTTCGGCATCCTCGACGACGGCAAGCTCCGGGTGAAGTCCGGCATCGGAGTGTCCAGGGGAGACTATCCGATATCGGGAACGCTCTTCGAGCGCGTCGTGGAGGACAAGCAGTACCGCATCGGCGACGTGGGGGAGCCCGGCCCGTACAACGGCGGGGTCCTGCGCACGCAGTTCCTCGCGATTCCGCTGCTGGCGGGAAACAAGGTGTTCGGGATCCTAAGCATTTCGAACAAGGCAGACGGAACGGCGTTCGCCGAAGAGGAGATCTACCTCGCGATCGATTTCGTGAAAAAAGTCGCATCGAAGATCGAGAACAACGCCCTCTACCAGGTGTTCTTCAACAACCTCGTCGATTCGCTCAAGTCTCTCATCGCGACGATCGAGGCCCGGGATTTCTACACGAAGGCGCACTCCGAGAGGGTCACGAAATATTCCGTCCGGATCGCGGAAGTGATGGGGATGGGAACCGAGGACATCGATACGATCCGGTTCGGCGGTTATCTCCACGACATCGGGAAGATCGGCGTTCGGGATACGGTGCTCCTCAAGCCGGGCAGGCTGACGGAAGCCGAGTTCGAGGAGATCCGGCAGCACGCGGTCATAGGCGACGAGATCGTGAAGCCGATCAAATTCTTCGACCGGGAAAGGGTGCTGATCCGCCACCACCATGAGCACTTCAACGGCAGCGGATATCCGGACGCCGCCTCGGGTGAGGAGATACCGACCGTCGCGAGAATCCTTGCCGCCGCGGATTCCTTCGACGCAATGACGTCCAACCGGCCATACCGGACGGCGCGCACGCGTGACTTCGCGGTCGAGGAGCTCAAGCGATGCTCCGGCACGCAGTTCGACCCGGAAGTCGTGCGGGCGTTCCTCGCAACCTCGATCGGGAAGGAGATTCCCCAATGA
- a CDS encoding PilZ domain-containing protein, which yields MSLSSGEKVFYKTLPEVVQHQATVVSADGETITLGVDARQGLSAGQRLVISSGERQYFGEVTTLGDDTVTLRQTWSNSREYFRVDDVVPFVARKLSGDEPLGASRSFPFSAAGPLEPDPPGPDVNPRVWQALANIQSMLAMILERLDMRTEGFLEAEKKRVNISATGIRFQTKDRFEIGDELEIKMLLPSRPPVGLLLYGSIVRLEDAGNGEKDIAMQFGDMSDELRDEIIQYALVRQRDIIRKARD from the coding sequence ATGAGCCTTAGTTCGGGTGAAAAGGTCTTCTACAAAACGCTTCCCGAGGTCGTCCAGCACCAGGCGACGGTGGTTTCCGCCGACGGCGAAACCATAACGCTCGGAGTGGACGCGCGACAGGGGCTATCGGCGGGCCAGCGCCTGGTGATCTCCTCAGGGGAGCGCCAATACTTCGGGGAGGTGACGACCTTGGGCGACGACACCGTAACGCTGCGGCAGACCTGGTCGAACAGCCGCGAGTACTTCCGCGTGGACGACGTGGTTCCCTTCGTTGCCCGGAAGCTCTCGGGGGACGAACCCCTTGGCGCTTCGCGTTCCTTTCCGTTTTCCGCCGCCGGCCCGCTCGAGCCGGATCCGCCGGGCCCGGACGTGAATCCGCGCGTGTGGCAGGCGCTCGCCAACATCCAGTCGATGCTCGCGATGATACTCGAACGGCTCGACATGCGAACCGAGGGGTTCCTGGAGGCGGAAAAGAAGCGCGTGAACATAAGCGCGACGGGAATCCGGTTCCAGACGAAGGATCGATTCGAAATCGGGGACGAGCTGGAGATAAAGATGCTGCTTCCCTCCCGTCCGCCGGTCGGCCTGCTCCTATACGGCAGCATCGTGAGGCTCGAGGATGCCGGGAACGGGGAGAAGGACATCGCGATGCAATTCGGCGACATGAGCGACGAACTTCGGGACGAGATCATCCAGTACGCCCTCGTGCGCCAGAGGGACATCATCCGAAAGGCGCGGGATTAG
- a CDS encoding flagellar motor protein, with protein sequence MDRSSVIGILLGVAAIVGGNLIEGGAPGSIVEGTAAAIVLGGTAGATLLSFPLSDVRRAVASLRIVFRSAPSDDPDALIRRIVAFSEIGRRQGLMTLEKEVQTVQDDFFRRALRLSIDGMSPKMLRETMERENATYEGEMRRVAKVYETAGGFAPTIGILGAVLGLIHVMENLSDPSKLGAGIAVAFVATIYGVGSANLILLPLSKKLNHRINDELWLREMILEGVSGIQSGVNPYYLGEKLKAFTKGRK encoded by the coding sequence GTGGACCGGTCGAGCGTCATAGGAATCCTCCTCGGCGTCGCCGCGATCGTCGGGGGAAACCTCATCGAAGGAGGGGCCCCCGGTTCGATCGTCGAGGGGACGGCCGCCGCAATCGTCCTGGGCGGGACGGCGGGCGCCACCCTCCTCAGCTTCCCGCTGTCCGACGTGCGACGGGCCGTCGCATCGCTGCGGATTGTCTTCCGTTCCGCTCCATCCGACGATCCGGACGCGTTGATACGGCGGATCGTCGCTTTCTCCGAAATCGGGAGGAGGCAGGGACTCATGACGCTCGAGAAGGAAGTGCAAACCGTACAGGACGACTTCTTCCGGCGTGCTCTCCGTCTTTCGATCGACGGGATGAGTCCGAAAATGCTCCGGGAGACGATGGAGCGCGAGAACGCCACGTACGAGGGCGAAATGCGGCGCGTCGCGAAGGTTTATGAGACAGCAGGCGGATTTGCACCGACCATCGGGATACTTGGGGCCGTCCTTGGGCTCATCCACGTCATGGAGAACCTGTCCGACCCGTCGAAGCTCGGCGCCGGCATAGCCGTAGCCTTCGTGGCGACGATCTACGGCGTGGGCTCCGCGAACCTCATCCTGCTTCCGCTGTCGAAGAAGCTCAACCACCGGATCAACGACGAGCTGTGGCTTCGGGAAATGATCCTCGAAGGGGTATCCGGCATCCAGTCGGGAGTGAACCCTTATTATCTCGGCGAGAAGCTCAAGGCCTTCACGAAGGGGCGGAAGTGA
- a CDS encoding OmpA family protein — protein MRRYPEEDRDNVDRWVVSYADFITLLFAFFTVMYGISRVDSAKLREFAGSARAAFGPASSAGGKPVIEGIVPVPREAIEMQKEAARIVEAAGMQGSLSVRREGRGIVLSMGENVLFDPGRSSVKTSSGAALSAVAAVLEKWRGDAAVEGHTDSLPVGGSVYASNWELSTARATNVLARLIEDHGIPAARLSAAGYAEFRPVVSNATPEGRARNRRVDVVLLLGNGAGGNR, from the coding sequence ATGCGGCGATACCCGGAGGAAGATCGGGACAACGTGGACCGGTGGGTCGTTTCCTACGCGGACTTCATCACCCTGCTGTTCGCCTTTTTTACGGTGATGTACGGGATCAGCCGTGTGGATTCCGCCAAGCTGCGTGAATTCGCCGGGTCGGCCCGCGCGGCCTTCGGTCCTGCTTCATCGGCGGGGGGAAAACCGGTCATCGAAGGGATCGTGCCGGTTCCCCGGGAGGCGATCGAGATGCAGAAGGAGGCGGCCCGGATCGTCGAGGCCGCCGGGATGCAGGGCTCCTTGTCCGTCCGGCGGGAAGGGCGCGGCATCGTCCTTTCGATGGGAGAAAACGTTCTCTTCGACCCCGGGCGGTCGTCCGTAAAAACGTCATCCGGCGCCGCGCTCTCGGCAGTGGCCGCCGTCCTGGAAAAGTGGCGGGGGGACGCGGCCGTGGAGGGCCACACCGACAGCCTCCCGGTGGGAGGCTCCGTGTACGCTTCGAACTGGGAGCTTTCCACGGCGAGGGCGACGAACGTCCTCGCACGACTTATAGAAGATCACGGAATACCGGCGGCCCGGCTGTCGGCGGCGGGGTATGCGGAATTCCGCCCGGTGGTATCGAACGCCACGCCCGAGGGGCGCGCGCGGAACCGGCGGGTCGACGTTGTGCTGTTGCTCGGGAACGGCGCCGGGGGAAACCGGTGA
- the motA gene encoding flagellar motor stator protein MotA: MLNIIGVVVVLGAVIGGFLMEHGNLGVLFQPAEFVIIFGASAGSFLISSPGKVAGQVVRNIGSVFSGKSHGKTYFIELLSMMFMVFSKIRKEGLIAIETDIEAPQDSPLFGKFPGIVKDKRILNFICDNLKVIVTTSIPPHELDSLLELEIETGFHDSMIPSHSVGKIADALPGLGIVAAVLGVVLTMGKIDQPPSVLGHSIGAALVGTFLGVLACYGFVGPMAANLEHKAKENEVFFQVVKVALVAFVGGSAPQMAVEFGRRAIPGDDKPTFGELEKAIRSVPK, translated from the coding sequence GTGCTGAACATTATCGGCGTGGTTGTGGTCCTGGGCGCCGTCATCGGCGGCTTCCTGATGGAGCACGGGAACCTCGGCGTTCTTTTCCAGCCCGCCGAATTCGTTATCATCTTCGGGGCGTCGGCGGGCTCGTTCCTGATCTCCTCGCCGGGGAAGGTCGCAGGCCAGGTGGTCCGGAACATCGGGTCGGTTTTCAGCGGCAAGAGCCACGGCAAGACGTACTTCATCGAGCTTCTGAGCATGATGTTCATGGTTTTTTCCAAGATCCGGAAGGAAGGGCTGATCGCCATCGAAACGGACATCGAGGCGCCGCAGGATAGCCCGCTGTTCGGCAAGTTTCCGGGGATTGTCAAGGACAAGCGCATCCTTAATTTCATCTGCGACAACCTCAAGGTGATCGTCACGACGAGCATCCCTCCCCACGAGCTCGACAGCCTGCTGGAGCTCGAGATCGAAACGGGCTTCCACGACTCCATGATCCCTTCCCACAGCGTAGGCAAGATCGCCGACGCTCTGCCGGGGCTCGGGATCGTCGCGGCGGTGCTCGGCGTCGTCCTCACCATGGGGAAGATCGATCAGCCCCCCTCCGTGCTCGGGCACAGCATCGGGGCCGCCCTCGTCGGGACGTTCCTCGGCGTGCTCGCCTGTTACGGCTTCGTCGGTCCGATGGCTGCGAACCTGGAGCACAAGGCGAAGGAAAACGAGGTCTTTTTCCAAGTCGTAAAGGTCGCCCTCGTCGCGTTCGTGGGCGGCTCGGCGCCGCAGATGGCGGTGGAATTCGGCCGGCGTGCGATACCCGGGGACGACAAGCCCACCTTCGGCGAGCTCGAAAAAGCGATCCGGTCGGTGCCGAAGTGA
- a CDS encoding OmpA family protein: MSAKSKIIIKTVKKRSRGDGGHGGSWKVAYADFVTAMMAFFLLLWLITMAAPEKRARVATYFKHFSLFEKSGISFMEKNAAILKETGGEISVPNDPYGPGGKKKVTREQLGDKLRRDTEERLAGVKNHVMVEVFEGGVRIQLVDMAGGQIFDRGSSAPTPVARQIFKVIAESIQEVPNKIFIEGHTDASSYASNRFTNWELSTERASAARKELEANGLDPDRLARVSGYAATEPLIREDPNDPRNRRISIILRFDAPPR, translated from the coding sequence GTGAGCGCGAAGAGCAAGATCATCATCAAGACCGTCAAGAAGCGGTCCCGGGGAGATGGCGGACACGGGGGAAGCTGGAAGGTCGCCTACGCCGATTTCGTGACGGCGATGATGGCGTTCTTCCTCCTTTTGTGGCTGATCACGATGGCGGCGCCCGAAAAGCGGGCGCGTGTCGCAACCTACTTCAAGCACTTCAGCCTGTTCGAGAAGAGCGGAATCTCGTTCATGGAAAAGAATGCCGCTATCCTGAAGGAAACCGGCGGCGAGATCTCGGTGCCGAATGATCCTTACGGCCCCGGGGGGAAGAAAAAGGTGACGCGGGAGCAACTGGGCGACAAGCTTCGCAGGGATACGGAAGAGCGGCTCGCCGGCGTGAAGAACCACGTCATGGTGGAGGTGTTCGAGGGCGGGGTGCGGATCCAGCTCGTCGACATGGCGGGGGGGCAGATCTTCGATCGCGGCAGTTCCGCGCCCACTCCGGTCGCCCGGCAGATCTTCAAGGTCATCGCCGAAAGCATCCAGGAAGTGCCGAACAAGATATTCATCGAAGGGCACACCGACGCGAGCAGCTACGCGTCGAACCGGTTCACGAACTGGGAGCTTTCGACCGAGCGGGCCTCCGCTGCCCGTAAGGAGCTCGAAGCGAACGGGCTGGATCCCGACCGGCTTGCGCGGGTTTCCGGTTATGCGGCGACGGAGCCGCTGATCAGGGAGGATCCGAACGATCCGCGGAACCGGCGAATCAGCATCATCCTGCGCTTCGACGCCCCCCCCAGGTAA
- a CDS encoding DUF523 domain-containing protein: MPKQVPILISACLLGERVRYDGRHKLDPFLLEKLKKIARWVPVCPEVGCGLSVPREPMNLKGDPATPRLAGVKTGTDYTERMSEWLKVRLLEMEPLGLCGYVCKKNSPSCSGMGRIDVFDDAGNATGAGTGIFTKAFMERFPRVPVEEEGRLRDPQAMEAFLYKVVALRRDRGAGG, from the coding sequence ATGCCGAAACAAGTGCCGATATTGATCAGCGCCTGCCTGCTCGGGGAAAGGGTACGCTACGACGGCAGGCACAAGCTGGACCCGTTTCTGCTTGAAAAACTAAAAAAGATCGCCCGGTGGGTTCCTGTCTGCCCGGAAGTCGGGTGCGGGCTATCCGTTCCCAGGGAGCCCATGAATCTCAAGGGGGATCCGGCAACCCCGCGGCTCGCCGGCGTGAAAACCGGAACTGACTACACGGAACGAATGTCGGAATGGTTGAAGGTGCGCCTGCTGGAGATGGAACCTCTCGGTCTCTGCGGTTACGTGTGCAAGAAAAATTCTCCGAGTTGTTCGGGTATGGGACGGATCGACGTGTTCGACGATGCGGGGAATGCGACGGGAGCGGGCACGGGCATTTTCACGAAGGCGTTCATGGAACGTTTCCCGCGCGTGCCCGTGGAGGAGGAGGGCCGGCTTCGCGACCCGCAAGCGATGGAAGCGTTCCTTTACAAGGTTGTCGCCCTTCGGAGGGATCGCGGCGCGGGGGGTTGA
- a CDS encoding DUF3187 family protein — MRRPRIPAGTARFAAAAVSGLAWILSAAVSHSLEGPLAVKNSFPLVSVLDAPYPEQAGYRDSLSIGLTHSSVDFIESDGGFEFLIDAEVTELEFRYKKTVSGSFEFGVEIPLRTFGSGFLDKGIDNFHRAFGIESGKAGESANRFFFEAKKDGQTAVRGESGGIGPGDIRVTVKRSLFSSGGFAAALMADVELPTGNAKKGYGNGSLDGKIAFLADWKAGDRIVIHANAGKVFAGDIRGYVRLPVDDYRYAALALEAALSARSSVVAQYYIQDTPLPQEGLIFPSLRKKPALASLGYRYASERYLYEFSVTENIKPAFAPDLMLNLTIRRNLSR; from the coding sequence TTGAGAAGACCACGTATTCCCGCCGGAACCGCCCGCTTCGCCGCAGCGGCGGTATCGGGCCTTGCATGGATCCTGTCCGCGGCGGTATCGCATTCCCTGGAAGGCCCGCTCGCGGTGAAGAATTCCTTCCCTCTCGTTTCCGTCCTGGACGCCCCCTATCCGGAACAGGCCGGGTACCGTGATTCCCTGTCCATCGGCCTGACTCACTCCAGCGTGGACTTCATCGAATCCGATGGCGGGTTCGAATTCCTTATCGACGCGGAGGTGACCGAGCTGGAGTTCAGATACAAAAAAACCGTGTCGGGGTCGTTCGAATTCGGCGTCGAAATTCCCCTGCGCACCTTCGGCAGCGGGTTCCTGGACAAGGGGATCGACAATTTCCACCGCGCTTTCGGCATCGAATCGGGGAAAGCCGGCGAATCGGCGAACCGGTTTTTCTTCGAAGCGAAGAAGGACGGGCAAACGGCGGTCCGGGGGGAAAGCGGCGGGATCGGGCCGGGAGATATAAGGGTAACCGTGAAACGGTCCCTTTTTTCATCCGGCGGATTCGCGGCGGCATTGATGGCGGACGTGGAATTACCCACCGGAAACGCGAAGAAGGGATACGGGAACGGAAGCCTCGATGGAAAAATCGCCTTCCTTGCGGACTGGAAGGCCGGCGACAGGATCGTCATCCACGCAAACGCGGGCAAGGTTTTCGCCGGGGACATCAGGGGTTACGTTCGCCTGCCTGTAGACGATTACCGATACGCCGCGCTGGCGCTCGAAGCAGCGCTCTCGGCGAGGAGCAGCGTCGTGGCCCAATATTACATCCAGGACACTCCGCTCCCGCAGGAAGGCCTGATCTTTCCCTCCCTCAGGAAAAAGCCGGCGCTCGCGTCCCTCGGTTACCGGTACGCTTCGGAAAGGTACCTTTACGAATTCTCCGTCACCGAAAACATCAAGCCCGCCTTCGCGCCGGACCTGATGCTCAACCTGACGATCCGCCGGAACCTGTCGAGGTAG
- a CDS encoding phenylacetate--CoA ligase, whose translation MLKRFPPKYGSPEELAPHQLKGLQWTVSHAWRNSTFYRKKLEEAGMTPESIRALEDLSRLPFTTSEDLRDGYPLPLLSVEPREIVRIHSSSGTTGKRKILAYTQKDIDDWLYMFARCYEMAGLSREDRVQICVGYGLWTAGVGFQLGAERYGAMTIPAGPGNLDLQCTFLQDLGTTALCCTASMGLLLAEEVHKRGIRDRIRLRKIILGAERTSDAMIATIKELLGVEEVYDIPGLTELYGPGTGLSCRHETGIHYWADFYILEILDPETLLPVAPGEIGEMVYTTLGKEAAPLIRYRSRDLTRLVDGTCPCACILPRHDKILGRSDDMVVFRGVNIYPGQADEVLSKLEGIGSEYQILFDHGEDGKDYMTVKVERAGNLDEGYDAALSRAITGGMKRNLMVSCTVEILPYGSLPRSDRKTKRIFDNRRY comes from the coding sequence ATGCTGAAACGGTTCCCACCGAAATACGGTTCCCCCGAAGAGCTGGCGCCCCATCAATTGAAGGGCCTGCAGTGGACGGTGTCCCACGCCTGGAGGAATTCCACTTTCTATCGGAAGAAGCTGGAAGAAGCGGGCATGACTCCGGAAAGCATAAGGGCGCTCGAGGACTTGTCGCGCCTCCCCTTCACCACCTCCGAGGACCTGCGGGATGGATACCCCTTGCCTCTGTTGTCCGTGGAACCGCGGGAGATCGTCCGTATCCATTCTTCCTCCGGCACGACCGGAAAGCGGAAGATTCTCGCCTACACGCAGAAGGACATCGACGACTGGCTCTACATGTTCGCGCGCTGCTACGAAATGGCGGGGCTCTCCAGGGAAGACCGGGTGCAAATATGCGTCGGGTACGGACTGTGGACGGCCGGTGTGGGGTTCCAGCTTGGGGCCGAGCGGTACGGCGCCATGACGATCCCGGCGGGGCCGGGAAACCTCGACCTCCAATGCACGTTTCTCCAGGACCTTGGAACGACCGCGCTTTGCTGCACCGCCTCGATGGGGCTGCTACTCGCCGAGGAAGTCCACAAACGCGGAATCCGGGACCGCATCCGCCTGCGCAAGATAATCCTGGGAGCGGAGCGAACCAGCGACGCCATGATCGCCACGATCAAGGAACTGCTCGGCGTGGAAGAGGTGTACGACATTCCCGGGCTTACCGAGCTGTACGGGCCGGGCACCGGGCTCTCCTGCCGCCACGAGACGGGGATCCACTACTGGGCCGACTTCTACATTCTGGAAATCCTCGACCCCGAGACCCTTCTCCCCGTCGCTCCCGGGGAAATCGGGGAGATGGTCTACACGACGCTGGGGAAAGAAGCGGCGCCCCTGATCAGGTACCGCTCGCGCGACCTGACCCGTCTCGTCGACGGGACGTGTCCGTGCGCCTGCATCCTCCCCCGCCACGACAAGATCCTCGGGCGGTCCGACGACATGGTCGTCTTCCGGGGCGTCAACATCTACCCGGGCCAGGCGGACGAGGTGCTTTCGAAATTGGAGGGCATCGGGAGCGAGTACCAGATACTGTTCGACCACGGGGAAGACGGAAAGGACTACATGACCGTCAAGGTCGAACGGGCCGGCAACCTTGACGAAGGGTATGACGCCGCCCTCTCCCGCGCGATCACCGGCGGCATGAAGCGCAACCTCATGGTGTCCTGCACGGTGGAAATCCTGCCGTACGGATCCCTCCCGCGGTCCGATAGAAAGACCAAGCGGATCTTCGACAACCGCCGCTACTGA